The Dasypus novemcinctus isolate mDasNov1 chromosome 12, mDasNov1.1.hap2, whole genome shotgun sequence genome includes a window with the following:
- the TST gene encoding thiosulfate sulfurtransferase has protein sequence MVQQLLYRALVSTKWLAESVRAGKLGPNLRVLDTSWYSPGTRDARREYLERHVPGASFFDIEECRDTASPYEMMLPSEEGFADYVGRLGISNSTHVVVYDGDSLGSFYAPRAWWMFRVFGHRTVSVLNGGFRNWLKEGHPVTAEPSRPEPAVFKATLDRSLLKTYEQVLENLKSKRFQLVDSRAQGRYLGTEPEPDAVGLDSGHIHGSVNMPFMNFLTEEGFEKTPEELRRMFEAKQVDLTKPLIATCRKGVTACHVALAAYLCGKPDVAVYDGSWSEWFRRSPPETRVSQRKSEKA, from the exons ATGGTTCAGCAGCTGCTCTACCGGGCGCTGGTCTCCACCAAGTGGCTGGCGGAGTCGGTCCGGGCCGGCAAGCTGGGGCCCAACCTGCGCGTGCTTGACACATCCTGGTACTCTCCAGGCACCCGCGACGCCCGCCGGGAGTACTTAGAGCGCCACGTGCCTGGCGCCTCCTTCTTCGATATCGAGGAGTGCCGGGACACGGCGTCGCCCTACGAGATGATGCTGCCCAGCGAGGAGGGCTTCGCCGACTACGTGGGCCGCCTGGGCATCAGCAACAGCACGCACGTGGTGGTCTACGACGGCGACAGCCTGGGCAGCTTCTACGCACCCCGGGCCTGGTGGATGTTCCGCGTCTTCGGCCACCGTACCGTGTCAGTGCTCAACGGAGGCTTCCGGAACTGGTTGAAGGAGGGCCACCCCGTGACGGCCGAGCCCTCGCGCCCAGAGCCGGCCGTCTTCAAAGCCACCCTGGACCGCTCCTTGCTCAAGACCTACGAGCAGGTGCTGGAGAACCTCAAATCCAAAAGATTCCAGCTGGTGGATTCGCGGGCCCAAGGGCGGTACCTGGGCACCGAGCCGGAGCCGGATGCAGTAG GACTTGACTCGGGCCACATCCACGGCTCTGTCAACATGCCGTTCATGAACTTCCTGACGGAGGAAGGCTTTGAGAAGACCCCCGAGGAGCTCCGCAGAATGTTCGAGGCCAAGCAGGTGGACCTCACGAAGCCCCTCATTGCCACGTGCCGGAAGGGCGTCACCGCCTGCCACGTTGCCCTGGCCGCCTACCTCTGCGGCAAGCCCGACGTGGCCGTCTATGATGGCTCCTGGTCCGAGTGGTTCCGCCGGTCCCCCCCGGAAACCCGTGTGTCCCAGAGGAAGAGCGAGAAGGCCTGA
- the MPST gene encoding 3-mercaptopyruvate sulfurtransferase → MASKQLFRALVSAQWVAEALRAPRPEQPLQLLDASWYLPKLGRDARREFEERHIPGAAFFDIDQCSDRSSPYDHMLPSAAHFAEYAGRLGVSAATHVVVYDASDQGLYSAPRVWWMFRAFGHSSVSLLDGGLRHWQRQGLPLSSGKSRPAPAEFHAVLNPAFLKTYEDIKENVESRRFQVVDARAAGRFRGTEPEPRDGIEPGHIPGTVNIPFTEFLTPEGLEKSPEEIRRLFQEKKVDLAQPLVATCGSGVTACHVALGAYLCGKPDVPVYDGSWVEWYMRAKPEEVISEGRGKTL, encoded by the exons ATGGCCTCGAAGCAGCTCTTCCGCGCACTGGTGTCGGCGCAGTGGGTGGCCGAGGCGCTGCGGGCCCCACGCCCCGAGCAGCCCCTGCAGCTGCTCGACGCCTCCTGGTACCTGCCCAAGCTGGGCCGCGACGCAAGGCGCGAGTTCGAGGAGCGCCACATCCCCGGCGCCGCCTTCTTCGACATTGACCAGTGCAGCGACCGCTCGTCGCCCTACGACCACATGCTGCCCAGCGCTGCGCACTTCGCCGAGTACGCGGGCCGCCTGGGCGTCAGCGCAGCCACCCATGTCGTGGTCTACGACGCCAGTGACCAGGGCCTCTACTCGGCGCCGCGCGTCTGGTGGATGTTCCGCGCCTTTGGCCACAGCTCCGTGTCACTGCTCGACGGTGGCCTCCGCCACTGGCAGCGCCAGGGCCTCCCGCTCAGCTCGGGCAAAAGCCGCCCGGCGCCAGCCGAGTTCCACGCCGTGCTCAACCCTGCCTTCCTCAAGACATACGAGGACATCAAGGAGAACGTGGAATCTCGGCGCTTCCAGGTGGTGGACGCCCGTGCCGCCGGCCGCTTCCGGGGTACCGAGCCCGAGCCCCGAGATG GCATTGAACCCGGCCACATCCCGGGCACCGTGAACATCCCCTTCACAGAATTCCTGACCCCCGAGGGCCTGGAGAAGAGCCCCGAGGAGATCCGCCGCCTGTTCCAGGAGAAGAAGGTGGACCTGGCCCAGCCGCTGGTGGCCACGTGTGGCTCTGGCGTCACGGCCTGCCACGTGGCCCTGGGGGCCTACCTCTGCGGCAAGCCTGACGTGCCCGTGTACGACGGCTCCTGGGTGGAGTGGTACATGCGTGCCAAGCCTGAGGAAGTCATCTCTGAGGGCCGCGGAAAGACCCTGTGA